From one Ctenopharyngodon idella isolate HZGC_01 chromosome 15, HZGC01, whole genome shotgun sequence genomic stretch:
- the ckmb gene encoding creatine kinase, muscle b yields the protein MTKNCHNDHKMKFALEEEFPDLSQHNNHMAKVLTKDIYNKLRGKSTPSGFTLDDCIQTGVDNPGHPFIMTVGCVAGDEESYEVFKELFDPIISDRHGGYKPTDKHQTDLNWENLKGGDDLDSNYVLSSRVRTGRSIKGITLPPHNSRGERRKVEKLSVDALNSLDGEFKGKYYPLKDMTDKEQEQLIADHFLFDKPVSPLLLAAGMARDWPDARGIYHNDNKTFLVWVNEEDHLRVISMQQGGNMKEVFKRFCVGLQKIEEVFKKHNHGFMWNEHIGFILTCPSNLGTGLRGGVHVKLPKLSTHAKFEEILTRLRLQKRGTGGVDTASVGGVFDISNADRLGSSEVQQVQLVVDGVKLMVEMEKKLEKGESIDGMIPAQK from the exons ATGACTAAGAACTGCCACAACGATCACAAGATGAAGTTCGCTCTGGAAGAGGAGTTCCCTGACCTCTCCCAGCACAACAACCACATGGCCAAGGTCCTGACTAAGGACATCTACAACAAACTTAGGGGCAAGTCAACTCCCAGTGGATTCACCTTGGATGACTGCATCCAGACCGGTGTGGACAACCCTG GCCATCCCTTCATCATGACTGTCGGCTGTGTGGCTGGTGACGAGGAGTCCTACGAAGTCTTCAAGGAGCTGTTTGACCCCATCATTTCTGACCGTCACGGTGGCTACAAGCCCACCGACAAGCACCAGACTGATCTGAACTGGGAGAACCTGAAG GGTGGTGATGACCTTGACTCCAACTACGTTCTGAGCAGCCGTGTACGTACCGGCCGCAGCATCAAGGGAATCACCCTGCCTCCCCACAACAGCCGTGGTGAGCGTAGAAAGGTGGAGAAGCTGTCCGTTGATG CTCTGAACAGCCTGGATGGCGAGTTCAAGGGCAAGTACTACCCTCTGAAGGACATGACTGACAAGGAGCAAGAGCAGCTCATTGCTGACCACTTCCTGTTTGACAAGCCTGTGTCCCCACTGCTGTTGGCTGCCGGCATGGCCCGCGACTGGCCTGACGCAAGAGGCATCTATCACAACGACAACAAGACCTTCCTTGTGTGGGTGAACGAGGAGGATCACCTGCGTGTCATCTCCATGCAGCAGGGTGGCAACATGAAGGAGGTCTTCAAGAGGTTCTGCGTTGGCCTGCAGAAG ATTGAGGAGGTCTTCAAGAAGCACAACCACGGTTTCATGTGGAACGAGCATATTGGTTTCATCCTGACCTGCCCCTCTAACTTGGGTACTGGTCTTCGTGGTGGTGTGCACGTCAAGCTGCCTAAACTCAGCACACATGCCAAATTCGAGGAGATCCTGACCAGACTGCGTCTTCAGAAGCGTGGCACAG GTGGTGTGGACACTGCCTCCGTCGGTGGTGTGTTTGACATCTCCAACGCTGACCGTCTGGGCTCCTCTGAGGTGCAGCAGGTGCAGCTGGTAGTTGATGGTGTGAAGCTCATGGTTGAAATGGAAAAGAAACTGGAGAAGGGCGAGTCCATTGATGGCATGATCCCTGCCCAGAAGTAA